The sequence GCATCACGACTCACTGCAGAGAacatggtgagtgtgtgtgtgtgtgggggggggggtgcggtCGTGCGCCCCAATGTGTGTGCGTTTAATTCACTTGCAATTCACTCCTTATGATACTTAAATGTTATTCCAGGACTTTGAAGAGCAGCTCGACATGAAGGACAGGTTGGTAAGGAAGCTGCGAAACCAAATGAAGAGCCTTCAAACATCAGAGGAAGGTAACATGATTGCAACAAGTCATCTACATTTTATCACAGTTGATTCTCAGCTCTCCACTCATTTCCTGTATTTCATTTCATGTGTTATCTTCCTCAGCCAATCAAACACCAGCGCCCACTATTACCAACGAATACCTTGGCATGTTGGAATACAAGAGGGAGGATGAAGCCAAGCTCATTCAATACGTCATTCTGGGTACAACTGTTGTTGTTGGGAGTTATTAGTGCTGGTGTTTTTACTGTTGGAGTTGACACGGTTTGTATTGCTGTCACATGACCACACAAGACTACATGGCCTAAGAAAATAGAACTTCGATGACCAAACAACTAGCTCTCTCGACGATAGTGTGCAGCCCCCTCCACATCTctatgattcagaggggttgggttaaatacggaagacacatttcgcttgaatgcattcagttgtacaactgactaggtaccctcCTTTCCCTTCCCGATGTTTGGCTCATGTCTAAGCTGGGttatgttcattaggcaccaaatggaagaaagactgaaacagggaggggctATCTGGACTTGTCTaataaaaaaacacaaatgtTAATTTTCTGTTGTAAAACGTTTTCCGTTGTGTTCTAATGAACATGGCACCGTCCTATCCTCCTGTCAGACCTGAAGCCCAGAGGGGTTAACATGATCCCCAACATGGCTGCTCAGCTTCTCTTCATGTGTGTCCATTAAACTGGCTCATGTTTGTAACTGACCTCTACTCTCCTGTCAGACCTGAAGCCCAGAGGAGTTAACATGATCCCCAACATGGCTGCTCAGCTTCTCTTCATGTGTGTCCATTAAACTGGCTCATGTTTGTAACTGACCTCTACTCTCCTGTCAGACCTGAAGCCCAGAGGAGTTAACATGATCCCCAACATGGCTGCTCAGCTTCTCTTCATGTGTGTCCACAAACTGGCTCATGTTTGTAACTGACTCTACTCTCCTGTCAGACCTGAAGCCCAGAGGAGTTAACATGATCCCTAACATGGCTGCCCAGCTTCTCTTCATGTGTGTCCATTAAACTGGCTCATGTTTGCCCAACTGACCTCTACTCTCCTGTCAGACCTGGAAGCCCAGAGGAGTTAACATGATCCCCAACATGGCTGCTCAGCTTCTCTTCATGTGTGTCCGTCATGCTTTGGCTACCTTAACGATGGAGCCAAGCTCAAGTCTCGCAGACGCCATCATCAGTGGGGTTAAAGGTCATCACGGTAGCTGTAGCCCAATGTTTTGACAATCCTGCTGTCTGTGCTGACATCTTGATCTCTACAAATACTAAACagagtttcttcttc is a genomic window of Oncorhynchus gorbuscha isolate QuinsamMale2020 ecotype Even-year unplaced genomic scaffold, OgorEven_v1.0 Un_scaffold_4889, whole genome shotgun sequence containing:
- the LOC124028845 gene encoding unconventional myosin-Vc-like, producing MEEVLRKQKNTENEAKARFSQEASRLTAENMDFEEQLDMKDRLVRKLRNQMKSLQTSEEANQTPAPTITNEYLGMLEYKREDEAKLIQYVILDLKPRGVNMIPNMAAQLLFMCVH